In Streptomyces sp. Li-HN-5-11, the sequence AGCCCCGCGGCCAAGGTGGTCTTCACCTCCGCGCAGCGCTGCCAGACCACGTCCTCCTTCACCGACTGCTCGGCCGGCAACCTCAACGACAGCACCGCGCCCCACTGGCCCGACGTGCCGTGGGACCTGCACTGCGACTCGACCGACAAGACGAAGCTGCCCGACGGGTCGACCACGGTCCCCAGCGACGTGTGCATCACCTCGTCCCCGACCTTCTGGACCACCACGCGCCTGGACGCCATCACCACCGAGGTGCACGTCAAGGACTCCACCACCGACAAGCTCCTCCCGGTCGACAGCTACCAGCTCGGGCAGGTCTACTCCGACGCCGGCGGCTCCGTGGACCCCGTCACCGGCACCTCCGTCGACCCCAAGGACGCCGGGTCCCTGCAGGCCGTGATGTGGCTGCAGACGATCCAGCACACCGGCAAGGACACCTACGGCAACGGCAACAGCGACATCACGCTGAACAAGGTGGCCTTCTCCGGGGTCGAGATCGACAACCGGGTCAACGACTTCACCCCGGCCGCGCCGCCGCTGTACCGGCCGCGCATCTCCTCGATCCAGACCGAGACCGGTGAGTCCGTCGCCGTCGACTACAACCAGGCGCCGTGCGCCGACAAGACGCTGTCGATGTCCATGGCGGACTCCAACACCAACTCCTGCTACCCGGTGTACTGGACGGTCCCGGGCGACTCCAAGCCCACCGCCGACTGGTTCAACAAGGTGACCGTCCGCCAGGTCGTCGCCTCCGACCTGACCATCGCCTCCCAGTACAACCCGGACGCGCAGAAGGTCCCGGCGGGCTCCGAGGCCCAGGTCTCCACCTACAGCTACGCCGGCCCCGCCTGGCACCGCGACGACTCCGATCAGACCGACGACCAGTACCGCACCTGGGACCAGTTCCGCGGCTTCCGCACCGTCACGGTGCAGACGGGCGCCGCGCCCGAGCCGGTCACCCAGCAGACCACCACGTACCTGCAGGGCATGGACGGCGACTACAAGGCCGACGGCAGCCGCAAGTCGGTGAGCGTGGAGGCCAAGGTCGGCGGGAACACCGTCGAGACGGTCACCGACTCCCCGCAGCTGGCGGGCACGGCACTGGAGGCCGACACCTACACCGCGGCCGGCGGCACCGTCGACGCCGAGACCGTGAGCGGTCCGTTCGCCTCGACCACCACCGCGCACTCCGCCCAGACCCCCTGGACGAGCTGGACCCAGGACGACAACCCCGGTGAGACCAAGCCGAACCTGTCCACCCTCCCGGACCTGACCGCCTACCGTGTCACCTCCACACAGGAGCACCAGTACGCGCTGCTCGCCGACGGAACCTGGCGCCACACCCGCACCGACACCGCCTACGACGACCAGGGGCGCCCGTCCACGGTCGACTCCCACGGCGACGTCTCCGTGCCCGCGCAGGAGAAGTGCACCACCACGACCTACGCCGCGCCGCCGTCCGCCAACCCGGCGATGACCGCCTACCCGGACCGGATGACCACCGTCTCCGGACCGTGCGGAACCGCCGTCAGCGCCTCGACGCTGCTGTCGGACAAGGAGATCTACTACAACGGCGACGGCACGCTGACCAACCTGGGCACCTTCGGCCAGCTCGACCAGAGCGGCCACACCGCGGGCACCCCGGTGGCCGCGCAGGCCAGCGCCGTACGCACCGCGACCGGCTTCAGCAACGGCACCGAGACCTGGCAGACCACCTCCGCCATGGCCTACGACGGCGCCGGGCGCATCACCGACGCGGTGGACGCGGCGGGCCACACCACCCACACCGACTTCACCCCTGCCTGGAGCGCCGCGGGCGGCAACACCAACCCGGTCGGCTCCACATCTACCAACACCAAGCAGTGGAAGACGGTCTCCACCCTCGACCCGCTGCGCGGACTGCCCACCGAGAACGTCGACACCAACGGCCGCAGGACCGACATCACCTATGACGCACTCGGCCGCCGCACGGCGGTGTGGCTGCCCGGCCGCGACAAGTCGGCCGGCGACAGCGCCAGCATGACGTTCGCCTACTCGGTCAACCCCGGCGCGGTCGCCGCGCCGGGCGGCACCATCACCCAGCCCGGTGACCCGTCGGCCGTCACCACGCGCACGCTCCGCGAGGACGGCACCTACTCCACCTCCGTCACCCTCTACGACGGCATGCTGCAGCCGCGGCAGACCCAGCGGACGGCGGACGGCGACTCCGACTCCGGCCGGATCATCTCCGACTCGTTCTACGACTCGCACGGCTGGCCCACGATCGCGTACGCCCCCTACTCGGAGCCGGCCAACGGGCCGTCGACGACGCTGTACGCGGCGAACGAGAACGAGATCCCCTCGGAGACCACCACCCAGTACGACGGCCAGGGCCGCCCGGTCGCCTCCACCCTGTGGCACCAGGCGATCCAGCAGTGGAAGACCACCACGTCCTACCCGGGCGCCGACGAGACCGACACCACCGCCCCCGACGGCGGTCCCTCCAGGGCGACGTTCACCAACGCGCTGGGACAGACCACCAAGTCCGTGGTGCGCGACACCGCCTCCACCGTCACCCTCACGGGCGGTCAGGTCATCCCGTCCGGCACCTCGCTCACCAGCGACAGCGTCCGCCTGACCATGCAGGCCGACGGCAACCTCGTCCTGAGCGCGCTGAACACGGGCAAGACCGTCTGGTCCAGCAACACCTCCGGCAACGCGGGCGCGTTCGCCCAGTTCGGCACCGACGGCAACCTCACGGTCTCGACCACCACCGGCACCTCCCTGTGGACCAGCGGCCTGACCGCCACCACCGGCGCCACCCTGCAACTGCGCAACGACTCCACCCTGGACGTCGTCTCCAGCGGCGGCGGCGTGCTGTGGCACCAGGGCACCGCGGGCGCCGTCCCGGCCGCCGACACCACCACCCGGTACACCTACACCCCGGCCGGCCAGGTCGACACGGTCAAGGACACCGCGGGCAACACCTGGTCGTACCACTACAACCTCGAGGGCGAGAAGACCGACCAGACCGACCCCAACACCGGCACCACGACCTTCGACAAGTACGACGTCCTGGGCAACCTGCTGCAGACCACCGACCCGCGGGGCCAGGTGCTCTCCTTCGCCTACGACTGGGACAACCGGGTCACGGACGAGTACGCGGCGGCCTGGTCGGCCACCCCGGACCCGGCGAAGAAGCTGGTCAACCGGGTCTACGACACCCTGGCCAAGGGCTACCCGACCTCCTCCACCCGCTACGTCGGCGGCACCTCGGGCCAGGCCTACACGGAGGCGGTCACCGGCTACAACACCGCCTACCAGCCGCTGGGCACCAGCGTGACGATCCCCGCCGCCGACGGCTTCGCCGCGGCCGGCCAGACCAGCCCGCCCGCAAGCGGCAGCGTCACCTACACCTCGACCGCCACCTACACGCCCACCGTCGGACTGCTGGCCAGCACCCACTACCAGGCCGACGGCAACCTGCCGGCCGAGACCGTGGACTACGGCTACACCCAGCAGGGCAACCTGGACGCCTTCGGCGGCTTCATCAACTCCGCGAACACCCCGTCCTACCTGGACACCACCGTCCACGACCCGTTCGGCCGGGTGAAGCAGACGAACTACGGGCCGACCGGCAAGGAGCTGGCGACCTTCGCCCAGTACGACGCCACCACCGGGCGGACCACGCAGACCAGCAGCATGCTGCAGACCTCCACGACCGCCCTGGACGTCGTCAACTACCGCTACAACCAGGCCGGCGAACTCACCGCCGTCGACGACCTGCAGGACAACACCACCCACGACACCCAGTGCTTCACCTATGACTCCTTCCAGCGGCTGACCGCCGCCTGGACGGACACCAAGGGCATCACCGACCCGGCCGGCGCCCCGGTCGGCGCCGTGGGAGGCTGCACCACCGGCTCCGTGCAGACCTCCACGACCACGCCCGTCAAGACCAGCACGGTCGGCGGTCCGGCGCCGTACTGGGAGACGTACACCTACGACCTGCTCGGCGACCGCACCGGCATGGTCAGCCACGACACCACCGGCAACGCGCTGGCCGACACCACCCAGACCATCGCCTACCCCGGCACCGACGGCACCACCACCGCCACGCTGCCCGACCAGGCCGGCGCCACGACCACCAGCAACCCGCAGCTCGGCACGGCCACCCAGACCCCCGGCTACACCGACCCCGCCTACGGCAACAAGAACGCCGGCGACACCACTACCCGCAAGGTCGCCACCACCGGTCCGCTGGCCACGGGCTTCACCCTCTCCGGCGGGGGCAAGCTCTGCATCGACGACGCGTCGGGCTCCACCACCGCCGGGAACAAGGTCCAGGTCTACACCTGCAACGGCACCAGCTCGCAGAGCTGGACCATCGGCACGGACGGCACCGTCAAGGTCAAGGGCATGTGCCTGGACACCACCGGCAACGCCACGACCTCCGGCACCAAGGTGGTGATCGACACCTGCAGCAGTGACGCCACCCAGAAGTGGAAGGCCACCACCAGCGGCACCCTGGTCAACGGCGCCAGCACCGCCATGTGCCTGACCGACCCGTCGGCCAGCGCCACCAAGGGCACCCAGCTGACCGTGGCCGCCTGCGGCAGCTCCGGCCAGACGTGGACCACCATCGGCACCGGCGCCCTGCCCCCCGGCCAGACCCAGACGGTCACCTACGACGCCGAGGGCCGCACCGCCACCGTCACCACCGGCACCGGCGCCGGCAGCAACACCAGCAAGTACCTCTACGACGCCGACGGCAACCTGCTGGAGCAGACCGGCGCCTCCGGCTCCACCGACAAGA encodes:
- a CDS encoding ricin-type beta-trefoil lectin domain protein, giving the protein MTVRHRVWGRTLTGATAATAFLALMATDALAQQSGTGSFHIAQRADVNQQAPGKYRFKGTVWNPKSLPATPAVGSHTLRPRTTGHAKDQKNLPRYRAATPKWPAAGTSTLTLTRPAASVNTKRTAAGTPAPTVPVSRPVKAGKLPVWVAPAGRSTKTAPAATPSAVQVRMASHTQALRAGADGMLLGVTRTDGGTSGKVQVVVDYSSIAKAYGGGYGSRLRLVQLPSCALTTPQKASCRTRTPIRFTNRPGADQLTATLTLAPSAATSPSGTVAGRAVTTMAAQTTSTAAVAVTSGSSGSQGNYAATSLNPSGTWQASGTGAFTYSYPIDVPSAVGGNAPSVSLGYDSQAVDGETSARNSQASWIGDGWNYTPGFVERTYRPCGGLLDSDGNKILKGSGDECWGGANATISFGNHSGVLVPDGKDSSVPGEIRQWRLQGDDGTLVQELSGAANGLQDGTYFRVLTTDGTAAYFGSDHAPAGVGTAGVPQSGTPSDDSTDAAWGVPVLHPVSGDPCYDSTKGKASQCDNPEGWRWNLDFVVSPNGFVQRYDYSTEKNYYDLGGGQAPSDGSGTLTSYTRGGTLTSISYGYTLDDELASRSPAAKVVFTSAQRCQTTSSFTDCSAGNLNDSTAPHWPDVPWDLHCDSTDKTKLPDGSTTVPSDVCITSSPTFWTTTRLDAITTEVHVKDSTTDKLLPVDSYQLGQVYSDAGGSVDPVTGTSVDPKDAGSLQAVMWLQTIQHTGKDTYGNGNSDITLNKVAFSGVEIDNRVNDFTPAAPPLYRPRISSIQTETGESVAVDYNQAPCADKTLSMSMADSNTNSCYPVYWTVPGDSKPTADWFNKVTVRQVVASDLTIASQYNPDAQKVPAGSEAQVSTYSYAGPAWHRDDSDQTDDQYRTWDQFRGFRTVTVQTGAAPEPVTQQTTTYLQGMDGDYKADGSRKSVSVEAKVGGNTVETVTDSPQLAGTALEADTYTAAGGTVDAETVSGPFASTTTAHSAQTPWTSWTQDDNPGETKPNLSTLPDLTAYRVTSTQEHQYALLADGTWRHTRTDTAYDDQGRPSTVDSHGDVSVPAQEKCTTTTYAAPPSANPAMTAYPDRMTTVSGPCGTAVSASTLLSDKEIYYNGDGTLTNLGTFGQLDQSGHTAGTPVAAQASAVRTATGFSNGTETWQTTSAMAYDGAGRITDAVDAAGHTTHTDFTPAWSAAGGNTNPVGSTSTNTKQWKTVSTLDPLRGLPTENVDTNGRRTDITYDALGRRTAVWLPGRDKSAGDSASMTFAYSVNPGAVAAPGGTITQPGDPSAVTTRTLREDGTYSTSVTLYDGMLQPRQTQRTADGDSDSGRIISDSFYDSHGWPTIAYAPYSEPANGPSTTLYAANENEIPSETTTQYDGQGRPVASTLWHQAIQQWKTTTSYPGADETDTTAPDGGPSRATFTNALGQTTKSVVRDTASTVTLTGGQVIPSGTSLTSDSVRLTMQADGNLVLSALNTGKTVWSSNTSGNAGAFAQFGTDGNLTVSTTTGTSLWTSGLTATTGATLQLRNDSTLDVVSSGGGVLWHQGTAGAVPAADTTTRYTYTPAGQVDTVKDTAGNTWSYHYNLEGEKTDQTDPNTGTTTFDKYDVLGNLLQTTDPRGQVLSFAYDWDNRVTDEYAAAWSATPDPAKKLVNRVYDTLAKGYPTSSTRYVGGTSGQAYTEAVTGYNTAYQPLGTSVTIPAADGFAAAGQTSPPASGSVTYTSTATYTPTVGLLASTHYQADGNLPAETVDYGYTQQGNLDAFGGFINSANTPSYLDTTVHDPFGRVKQTNYGPTGKELATFAQYDATTGRTTQTSSMLQTSTTALDVVNYRYNQAGELTAVDDLQDNTTHDTQCFTYDSFQRLTAAWTDTKGITDPAGAPVGAVGGCTTGSVQTSTTTPVKTSTVGGPAPYWETYTYDLLGDRTGMVSHDTTGNALADTTQTIAYPGTDGTTTATLPDQAGATTTSNPQLGTATQTPGYTDPAYGNKNAGDTTTRKVATTGPLATGFTLSGGGKLCIDDASGSTTAGNKVQVYTCNGTSSQSWTIGTDGTVKVKGMCLDTTGNATTSGTKVVIDTCSSDATQKWKATTSGTLVNGASTAMCLTDPSASATKGTQLTVAACGSSGQTWTTIGTGALPPGQTQTVTYDAEGRTATVTTGTGAGSNTSKYLYDADGNLLEQTGASGSTDKTRVLYLFGGAEQITLNVSAKTFTGLRDYSGPDGTVVTRSSSGSVTYQIGNSQGTATTAVDASSLSVTRRSYDPWGNLRGTKPTSWVAPDENRGFLGQPADATTGLDILGARNYDPAIGRFLSPDPVFQAGDPNQMGGYTYAADNPASSSDPTGYDDWYNDPTMNTCAIDCGGSTTTTTTTTVTTTTTVTDTSSGGHSGGCHGFWGCVGHYIEKAAPIVTVVVVTVVVVAAVAVCTGETAGLASPACIEAGGTAVMAACGALMGDCGPGGGESPEGEATHEDAPRPATGGDDVAGAGGKSAAGEAGASSKATEDSSAANTANGAPAKDTDAQSHAEHADATAAAPDTPSKGVPGTRPARVTPRGAGSAKRPPAVQNIPAPEGWTPEGQLQAAEDMLPAFAIKNKQANQPANRTYVGGYHIETGEIALASSGGGGAPGGIGPLCGWCAEGNVVRALGGDPELVRMTNAFQVVLEDGELGVKLKPVCTKCQSDFPSRKYFRPGIQHEPGGDWDQLQE